The Xanthomonas indica sequence TGCCGAGGGCATGCAGATCCTCGGCGAGGCCGGGCTGAAGTCGGTGATGTGGAACGTGGATTCGCTGGACTGGGCCGACCCGGTGCCGGAGTCGATCGTGCAGCGCGTGCTCGAGCAGGTCGGCCGCGAGCAGCGCGGCATCCTGCTGTTCCACGATATCCACGAACGTACGGTCAAGGCGCTGCCGCAGATCCTGGACCGGCTCAGCGCCGACGGCTACCAGTTCGCCGGCTGGAACGGGCGCGACTTCAGCGTCGCGCGCGCGGCCAGCAACGCCGCCGCGCCGGCGGTGACCAGCGGCTACGACAAGTCGTGGGCCATCGTCATCGGCATCGACGACTACGCGCACTGGCCCAAGCTGCAGTACGCGGCCAACGATGCGCAGGCCATCGCGCAGACGCTCACCGGCAGCTTCGGCTTCCCGTCGTCGCAGGTGATCGTGCTGAAGAACCAGGAAGCGACCCGCAACAACATCCTGGCCGCCTTCCACGATCGGCTCGCGCACGGCGGCGTGGGCAAGAACGATCGCGTGTTCGTGTTCTTCGCCGGCCACGGCGCCACCCGCAAGCTGGCCTCCGGGCGCGACCTCGGCTACATCGTGCCCGCCGATTCGGATCCGGCGCAGTTCGCCACCGACGCGATTCCGATGACCGAGATCCAGGACATCGCCGAGAGCTTGGAAGCCAAGCACGTGCTGTTCGTGATGGACGCGTGCTACAGCGGCCTGGGCCTGACCCGCGGCGGCGGCACCAGCGCCTACCTGCGCGAGAACGCGCGGCGCATCGCCCGGCAGATGCTCACCGCCGGCGGCGCCGACCAGCAGGTGGCCGACAGCGGCCCCAACGGCCATTCGGTGTTCACTTGGGTGCTGTTGCAGGCGCTGTCGGGCAAGGCTGACCTCAACGGCGACGGCCTGATCACCGGCACCGAGCTGGCCGCCTACGTGGCGCCGGCGGTGTCGAGCATCTCGCAGCAGACGCCCGCGTTCGGCAGCCTGCCCGGTTCGCAGGGCGGCGAATTCGTGCTGCAGGTGCCGGAGGGCGAGGAGTTCCTCACCGCCAGTACGCAGCAGCTGTCCTCGGCGGCGATCGCGATGAACGACCGCGTCGATGCGGCCGCGCCGGCGTCGACCGCGACGCCGCACGCCGGCGCCAGCAGCGCCACCGCGCCGGCCACCCCGGCCAAGCCGGCGGTGGTGGTCAAGGACCTGCAGGGCGGCGAGCGGCCGCTGGCGGTGCCGGCCGCAGCCGGCCCGGTGTCCGACCGGCAGCGTGCGCAGCGCGCCAACGACCGCGGCCTGCAGCTGTACAAGGAGAAGCGCTACGACGAGGCCGAAGCGCAGTTCACCGAGGCGCTGAAGCTGCGCCCGGACTTTGCGCTGGCGGCCAACAACCTGGGCTTCATCTACTATCGCCAGGGCAAGTACGCGCAGGCCGTGCGCTGGCTGGAGAACACGCTGAAGATCGATCCTTCGCGCGCGGTGGCCTATGTCAACCTGGGCGACGCCTACCGCCAGCTGGGCGATGCCGCCAAGGCCAAGCACGCCTTCCAGACCTACCTGGAACTGCAACCCAACGGTGCGTCGGCCGCCTACGTCCGCGGCCAGTTGCAGACGCTGTAATTCGCCACGCTACCGACCTGCCGCTCTCGCCATGCCGTCTTCCGCCACCGACACCATCGCCGCCATCGCCACCGCCCCTGGTGCGGGCGGTGTCGGCGTGGTGCGCGTGTCGGGTCCGGCGGCGGCGGCCGTTGCCGCCGGTCTCGGTCTTGGCGGATTGGTGCCGCGCAGCGCCCGCTACGCGCGTTTCCGCGACGCGCACGGCGAGGTCGTGGACGACGGCATCGCCCTGTGGTTCCCGGCGCCGCGCAGCTTCACCGGCGAGGACGTGCTGGAACTGCAGGCGCATGGCAGCCCGGTGCTGTTGCGGCACCTGGTGGCGCGCTGCTGCGAACTCGGCGCGCGGCCGGCGCGCCCGGGCGAGTTCAGCGAGCGCGCCTTCCTCAACCGCAAGCTCGACCTGGCCCAGGCCGAGGCGATCGCCGACCTGATCGCCGCGGGCGACCTGCGCGCGGCACGTGCGGCGCGGCGTTCGCTGGACGGTGTGTTCTCGCGCCGCGTCGACGACCTGGCCGAACAGCTGATCCGCCTGCGCATCCACATCGAAGCGGCGATCGATTTCGCCGACGAGGCGCTGGACACCCTCGGCGGCGAACAGGTCCGTGCCGGCCTGGCGCAGGCGCGCGCGGATCTGGCGCAGCTACGCGTCGACGCCGAACGCGGCCGGCGCCTGCGCGATGGCCTGCATGCGGTGCTGGTCGGCCCGCCCAACGCCGGCAAGAGTTCCCTGCTCAACGCATTGGCCGGCAGCGACCGCGCCATCGTCACCGACATCGCCGGCACCACCCGCGACACCTTGCACGAGACCGTGCGCCTGGATGGCGTGGAACTGACCCTGGTCGACACCGCCGGCCTGCGCGAGGGCGGCGATGCGATCGAGCGCGAAGGCATGCGCCGCGCGCGCCAGGAACTGCAGCGCGCCGACCTGGCGCTGATCGTGCTCGATGCGCGCCAGGCCGAGGCCGGCCACGCGGCGATCGCCGATGCCATCGCCGAGGTGCCGCAGCGCCTGTGGATCCACAACAAGAGCGACCTGCTGGCTGCGGTGCCCGCCGCCAGCGCCGAGCGCGTCTACGTCTCCGCCGCCACCGGCAGCGGCCTGGAGCAGTTGCATGCGCAGTTGCGCGCGATCGCCGGCGCGGCGGCCGGCGAGGGCAGCGATGGCGAGTTCTCCGCACGCGCGCGCCACGTCGATGCGTTGCAGCGCGCCGCCGCCCATGCCGACGCGGCCGCCGCCGAACTGCAGCACGAACGCCTGGAACTGGCCGCCGAGGAACTGCGCCTGGCGCATGCCGCGCTCGGCGAGATCGTCGGCACGCTCAGCGCCGACGACCTGCTCGGGCGGATCTTCTCCAGCTTCTGCATCGGCAAGTAGCGCGCACGCGCACGCCGCCGCGTTTGCTTACGGCTTCAACGCCGCCAGCTGCGTGCGCTGGTCCTGCAGCCACTGTTCGAACGGTAGCGGCGCCTGCCCGGTCAGCGCCTGGTAGTCGCCAGTGACCGTGGCGACGCGGCCGGCCGCGGTGTTGGTGTCGAACGAGGCATAGACGCGCGCGACCGGCTCGGGCAGGCCGGCGCCGACCATGCCCTGCACCAGGCCCTCGACCGGTACCGGCACCACCTGGATCTGTACGTCCAGGACCTGCGCGACCAGTGCGGCGATCTCGGCGGTGGTGTAGGCGCGCGCGCCGCTGAGGGTGAGCGTGCGCTTGCCGTCGCCGCCGGCCAGGGCGACCGCGGCCGCGCGGGCCAGGTCATCGCGCGCGATGTGGGCGATGCCGCCGTCGCCGGCCGCGCTGTACCACTGGCCAGAGGCCAGCACCGACGGCAGGCTCATGAACAGATTCTCGAAGTACCAGTGATTACGCAGCACGGTCCAGGCGGGCACGGCGCTGGCGGCAAGGGCGTCTTCGGTACCGGCATGGTCGGTGGCCAACAGCAGCGGCGAGCCGTGCGGTTCCGGGCAGGAGGTGTAGACCAGGTGGCCGACGCCGGCGCGCTCGGCCGCGGCGATCGCCGCCTGGTGCTGCTGCAGGCGGTGGCCGGGGCGGTCCAGTGCGTCGGTGCTGATCAGCAGCACGCGGCCGGCGCCGCGGAACGCTGCGTCGAGCGAGGGGGCGTCGTCGAAATCGCCGTGGCGCACGTCCACGCCGCGCGCGGCCCAGGCCGCCAGGCGGTCGGGCTGGCGGGTCATCGCCACCACGCGCGACGGCGCCACCTGCAGGGTGTCGAGCAGGTGCGTGAGCACGCGCTGGCCGAAGTGGCCGCCGGCGCCGGTCACGAGCAGGGAATCGGAAGATGCGGACATGACAGGTCTCCTGAGGAAGGGAGGCGTCGCAGGACGCCATGGTCTGGAAAAGGAACCTGGTCTATCCTAGAGACCTGGGCCGGGCTGTAAAGACGGCACTTTTTCCGCCCCTGCTTACCCCGAGGTAACCACCATGGCCATCGTCGTACCCCCGGCCACTGCCGGCGACGTGCTGCTGAGCCAGCAATTGCAGGACTACCAGCGCGCCGGCATGGCCATCGACCAGTGCCCGGTGCGCGACGTGCTGGCGCAGATCGGCGACAAGTGGAGCACCCTGTTCGTGATGCTGCTGGCCGAACGCCCGCACCGCTTCGGCGAACTGCGCCGCGCGCTGCCGGACATCTCCCAGCGGATGCTGACCCAGACCCTGCGCGACCTGCAGCGCGAAGGGCTGGTCGCGCGTGAGGTGCTGCCGACCGTGCCGCCTGGGGTGGAATACCGGCTCACTCCGCTGGGCCAATCGCTGAGCGTGGTGCTGGCGCCGCTGGTGCGCTGGGCCGCCGATCACCACGCGCAGATCCGCAGCGCGCGCGCCGCGTTCGAGAGCGACGCACCGGCGCCGAGCGCGCGCGCTGCCGCTGGCTGAGCGCAGTGTGGGCACCAATGGCGGAGCTGCTGATCACCGAGGCCGTTTCATACGTAGATACGTAGGAGCGGCTTCAGCCGCGACGGGCTTTACTGGGAACGCCCGGTCGCGGCTGAAGCCGCTCCTACGGACATTCCCGCATCACCCGCATCACCTGCGACATCTCGCAATCCGACGGCCCCGAACGCCCGAACCCGGCAACCGCCGATCAGCGCTCCGCAACCACCCGCGCGCTGTAGCTGTCGCCGTCGCGCTGCACCCGCACCGGTCCGCCGAATACCGCCGACAACGGCGCATCGGCCAGCAGTTCCTCGCGCGTGCCGTCGGCGTACACCTGGCCCTCGCGCAGCAGGATCACCCGCGCGATCTCCGGCACGATCTCCTCGATGTGGTGCGTGACCAGCACCAGGGTGATGCCCTGGCGGGCGAGGTCGCGCATCGTCGCCAGCAGGTGCTCGCGTGCGACCAGGTCCAGCCCGGTGCTGGGTTCGTCCAGCAGCAACGCCTGCGGCCGGTTGACCAGGGCGCGCGCGATCAGCACGCGTCGGGTTTCGCCGGCTGACAATTCGGCGTAGGGGCGCCGCAGCAGCGGCAGCGCGTGCGCGGCCTGCAGCGCCTCGCGCGCCCGCGCCCGCATCGCCTCGGTCACCTCGCGGTGCGGCGGCACCACATAGCTGGCGAAGAATCCGGACAGCACCGCGCTTTCCACATCCAGCCCGGGCATGTCGGCGAGATTGACGCTGAGATCGCCGGTGACGATGCCCAATTGGCTGCGCAGCCGGTCCACCTGCCAGCGGCTCTGGCCGAGCACCCGCACCGCCGGTTCCTCGCCGGCGCGCGCCAACGGATACAGCTCGCGGGTGATGAGCTTGATGAACGAGGATTTGCCGCAGCCGTTCGGGCCGAGGATGGCGGTGTGCTGGCCGAGTGCGATGCGCAGGCTCAGCGCGTGCAGTACGCGGACCTGGCCGCGCACCACGCTGGCGCGGTCCAATTCGATCAGCGGCGCGGCCGCTGGCACGGGGGTTGCTTGGGGAGAGGCAACTGACATGGAACCGACACCGTTCTGTGATCGGGAGCGCTTGGCGGCTGAATACCATACGCGAGCGCCGGGTGAAGTTTGCAGTCGCAACCCCCATCATGTTCTGACCCCACGCCGTCCTACGCTCTGGAGCTTCTGGCAATGTTCGACGCGATCCTCGACTTCCTCGGCAACGGCCTGCTCGGCGTCGGCTGGTGGGGCATGCTGGCCGTGCTGCTGCTGTTCACCCAGCTCACCATCTTCGCGGTGACCTTGTATCTGCACCGCAGCCAGGCGCACCGCGGCGTGGATTTCCATCCGCTGCTGTCGCACTTCTTCCGCTTCTGGACCTGGTTCACCACCTCGATGATCACCAAGGAGTGGGTGGCGATCCATCGCAAGCACCACGCCAAGGTGGAGACCGAGGAAGATCCGCACAGCCCGCAGACCAAGGGCATCGCCCGCGTGTTCTGGCGTGGCGTGGAGCTGTATCGCGAAGCGCGCACCCAGCGCGGCGACATCGAGCAGTACGGCAAGGGCGCGCCGGACGACTGGATCGAGCGGCACCTGTACACCCCGTACGCGAACCTGGGGCCGGTGGCGCTGTTCGTGGTCAACTTCGCGCTGTTCGGCCTGCCCGGCATCGCGCTGTGGGCGCTGCAGATGGCCTGGATCCCGTTCTGGGCCGCCGGCGTGATCAACGGCCTGGGCCACTGGTGGGGTTACCGCAACTTCGAGTCGGCCGACACCTCGACCAATCTGACGCCGTGGGCGCTGTGGATCGGCGGCGAAGAACTGCACAACAACCACCATGCCTTCCCGAGCTCGGCGCGCTTCTCGATGCGCCGCTGGGAACTGGACATCGGCTGGATCGCGATCCGTGCGCTGGCCGCCCTGCGCCTGGCCAAGATCCTGCGCGTGGCGCCGACCCTGGACGTGCGCCCGAACATCGCCGTGCCCGACGCCGACACCCTGCGCGCGCTGCTGTCGCATCGCTTCCAGGCGATGACCGATTACCAGCGCAACGTGTTCAAGCCTGCGCTCAAGGAAGAAGCCGCGCAGGCCGGCGCCAAGCTGCGCAAGCTGCTGCCGCGGCGCCTGCGCAAGGGTCTGGTCGACGATGGCCGCTGGCTCAAGCCCGACGCCCGCGCACAGCTGCAGCACTGGGTGGCGCAGCGTCCGCGCATGCGCACCCTGGTCGAGCACCGCGCGCGTCTGGCTGCCCTGCTGGAGGCGCGTACCCATGACGCCAGCGAACGTCTCAAGCACCTGCAGGCCTGGTGCCACGACGCCGAAGCCAGCGGCATCGCCGCGCTACAGGCCTACGCGGCGCGGCTGAAGGGCTACGCCCTGGCATGAGCCGCGGCGGACCGCCTGCCCCGCCACACGAACGCCGCCTTGCGCGGCGTTCGTCGTTGATGGCGTGGCGGATGCTGAGCATCGCCTGCGCCCTGATCGCTGTTGGCATCGCCAACGCCCAGGCGCAGGCGATCGACAGCACGGCCAGCTACCTGCAGCGCATGGACCGCGACGGCGACGGCCGTGTCAGCCTGGACGAATACCTGGCCTGGATGAGCTACGCCTTCGACGCGCGCGACCGCGACCACGACGGCGTGCTCAGCCCGGCCGAACTGCCCGGCGGCCGCGGCCCGCCGATCACCCGCGCGCAACACCTCGCCACCCTGACCGCCCGCTTCCGCAAGCAGGACACCAACGGTGACGGCTACCTCAGCGCGCGGGAACTCGCGGCGCCGCCGCAGTGAGCGCTGCCTGCGCCAGGCGCGCTATGCGGCCCGTCGCGCCGTGCGTGCGGTGTCCATCCGCCGACCCCTGCTTCAGCGGAAGGGCACCTCGCGCCCGCTAAGCTTGTCCATCTACCTGCGACACTCAACGACCCCATGCCCGAACTCCCCGAAGTCGAAACCACCCGGCGCGGCCTGGAGCCACATCTGTCGGGGCGGCGCATCCACGGGGTGATCCTGCGGCGGCCGGATCTGCGCTGGCCGATCCCGCCGGAGGTGGCGGAGCACCTGCCGGGGCAGCGCATCGACGGGATTCGCCGGCGTGCCAAGTATCTGTTGCTGGACACCGCGGTCGGCAGCGCGCTGTTGCATCTGGGCATGTCCGGCAGTCTGCGCGTGTTGCCCGGCGACACGCCGCCGCGGGCGCACGATCATGTCGACATCAGCCTGGAAGACAGCCGCGTGCTGCGCTTCAACGATCCGCGCCGGTTCGGCTGCCTGCTGTGGCAGGCGCCGGGCGAGACCCATCCGTTGCTGGCCGAACTGGGGCCGGAGCCGCTGTCGGAGGCGTTCGACGGGGATCATCTGTTCCGGCTCAGCCGCGGCCGCACCGCGCCGGTCAAGACCTTCCTGATGGACCAGCGCATCGTGGTCGGGGTGGGCAACATCTACGCCGCCGAGAGTCTGTTCCAGGCCGGCATCAGTCCGCTGCGCGAGGCCGGCGAGGTCTCGCGCGCCCGCTACGCGCGCCTGGCCGAGGCGGCCAAGGCGATCCTGGGTTATGCGATCCAGCGCGGCGGCACGACGCTGCGCGATTTCATCAGCCCGGACGGGGCACCGGGCTACTTCGAGCAGGAACTGTCGGTCTACGGCCGCGAGGGCGAGGCCTGCAAGCGCTGCGGGCGCACGCTGCGCCATGCCAGCATCGGCCAGCGCGCCAGCGTCTGGTGCGGCCACTGCCAGCGCTGAGCGATGGCGGCGCTCGCGTGGAGCGTAGATGGCGCAGTCGGCTCGCGCGGGTAGACCTGTTGCCCGGTCCGCATTGCCAAATCCGGAAGGCAGGGGCGGGAAGACGCGTCCCACGCGCCAGGTCTCGGCTGTCCGGCGTGCCCGTGCCCGCGGATTCCACCGCATGGGCGCCATCACCGCCGTCTTCGGCGCCGCTTGTCTATGATGAGCGTCCTTTTCCGTTTCGATCCCGGCCATGCAACGACGCGATTTCCTCAAGAACGCCGCCGCCGCCTTCGCCGCCATGGGCTTGCCGGCGATGCCGATGCTCGGCCAGGCCGCCCCCGCGGTGGGCCTGCGCCGCCTGGGCAAGCCGCAGCCGTTCGACTACGCCTGGCTCAAGGGCCACGCGCGGGCCATGGCCGAGGCGCCGTACCAGAGCCACAAGCGGGTGCTGCCGGCGCCGGTGGAGGGATTGACCTGGGACCAGTACCAGTCGATCCGCTACCGCCAGGATCACGCGCTGTGGGCGGCCGAGCAGGGGCCGAAGTTTCAGGCCAAGTTCTTCCACCTGGGCCTGTACTTCAAGACGCCCGTGCACATGTTCGACCTGGTCGACGGGCAGGCGCAGGAACTGGCCTACGACAGCGCGGCGTTCGACTACGGCAGCAGCGGGCTGAAGGGCAAGCCGTTGCCGAAGGAACTGGGCTTCGCCGGCTTCCGCCTCAACACCAAGCAGGACACCGAGCGCGACTTCGCCGCCTTCCTCGGCGCCAGCTACTTCCGTGCGGTGGGCAAGGAAGGCCAGTACGGCCAGTCGGCGCGCGGGTTGGCGATCGACACCGGCACCGGTGGTCCGGAGGAATTCCCGGACTTCATCGCCTACTGGCTGGAACAGCCCAAGGCCGGCTCGGACACGGTGGTGGTCTATGCGCTGCTGGATTCGCCCAGCGTGGCCGGCGCCTACCGCTTCGCGATCACCAACGGCGACGTGCTGCTGATGGACATCGACAGCGCCCTGTATCCGCGCAAGACCATCGAGCGCATGGGCCTGGGTCCGTGCACCAGCATGTACCAGGTCGGCGAGAACGATCGCCGCATGGATTGGGACTGGCGCCCGGAGATCCACGACACCGACGGCCTGGCGATGTGGACCGGCGGCGGCGAGTGGATCTGGCGGCCGCTGTGCAATCCGCCGCACCTGCGCTTCAACATGTTCGTCGACGAGAACCCGCGCGGCTTCGGCCTGCTGCAGCGCGACCGCAACTTCGATCATTACCAGGACGACGGCGTGTTCTACGAGAAGCGCCCGTGCCTGTGGGTGGAGCCGAAGCAGGGCTGGGGCAAGGGCTCGGTGCAACTGGTGGAGATCCCCACCGTCGACGAGACCTTCGACAACATCGTCGCGTTCTGGAATCCGCAGGACAAGCCGCAGCCGGGCCAGGAACTGCTGTTCGGCTATCGCCTGTACTGGGGCGCGCAGCCGCCCGCGTCCTCGCCGCTGGCGCATTGCGTGGCCACCCGCACCGGCCTGGGTGGCGTGGTCGGGCAGAAGCGGCACTATTTCTCGTGGCGCTTTGCGGTGGATTTCGCCGGCGGCGAGCTGGCCAAGCTGGGCAAGGAGAAGGACGCCAAGGTCGAGGCGGTGCTGCAGCTCAACCGCGGCCGCACCGAGATCGTCTCGGCGCGGCCGCTGCACGAGATTTCCGGCTACCGCGCGATGTTCGACGTGGTGCCGCCGGACGACGGCAGCGAGCAGATCGACATCCGCCTGTACCTGCGCAGCGGCGAGCGGCCGCTGACCGAGACCTGGCTGTATCAGTGGACGCCGCCTCCGGCGGCCGAGCGCAAGCTGTATTGAGCGCAACCGCGCGCGCTGCCTGCCGGCAGCGCGCGTGCTTGGATCGGGCATTGCGCTCGCATTTCAGTCCTGGCGCAGCCGGGTGTGCGAGCGTGGTGCGCATCGCGCGTCGCGGCTGAAGCCGCTCCGACAAGGATGCGCGGTCCCGGCAATGTGTTGCTGTGGGAGGGACTTCAGTCCCGACGCGGAAATGGCTCCGCGTTCAGTGCTTGTCGGGCTCCTGCGGCGGCTTCTGCGGCGCGCCTTCCGTGCTGATGTCCTCGACATCGCCGATGTCGACCCGGCCCGGGGTGCGGCCGTCCCACACCTGGTCCTGCAGCTTCCAGTACGCGCTCGGTTCCCAGAACTGCTTGGCGTAGAACACTTCCGGATCGATGCTGCCGCCGCGCGGGCCGTTGATCGACAGCGGGCCGGCCGCGCCGGAGTGGCCGAGCAGGCCGCCGGTGCTGCGCATCGCCTCGCGCCGCAATACCGCTTCCTGGCGCGGCTTGGCGACCTGGTCGCCGTACTCGGCGAGCATGGACTTGTCGAGCTTGGCCGCGCGCTTGCGCTCGTCCGGGGTCAGCTGGTTCCAGTACTCCATCTTGCGCGCGCCGAACTGGTCGTAGCCGCGCTCGGCGGCCAGCGCCATCCACAGGAAGCCCATCGTATGGTCGGCAGCGCCGCCCTGGCCCTCCCAGTACATCTCGCCCAGCCGCGCCTGCGACGGCTTGTCGGCATAGCGGGCGGCCAACTGGTACTGCTTCCGGGCCTCGGCGTACTCGCCCTTCTTGTCGGCGCGAATGCCGGCGCGGCGATAGAACAGGTCCAGGTGCGCGTCGAGGAAGCCGTCGGTCAGCACCTGCGCCGGGATGTCCTGGAAGGTGTGGTCGCCCGGGGCCGCAGTGGCGAGGCCGGGCAGGGCGAGCAGCAGGGCACAGGCCAATGCGGTGCCGCTGCTGGCAAGAAATCCTCTGAACGAAAGCATGTTCCTCATCCCATGAGTGAGCGATCGGCGCGATTCTAGGCATGCCGCCAGGTGCGCTCCATAGACTGATGGCATAGGAACAGACGCGCGTACGGCACGCGTCAGCCACGGTTCATCGCATCGTGCCGCGACGCACCAGCGCGGTGCGTCAGTGGTGACATCCGGGTTACAGCGGCAGCGCGATCTGCAGCGGATCGATGCGGCCTTCGCCGCGCATGATCTTCTTGAACTCGGGGCGGCTGACCGACACGTAGCGCTCGTTGCCGCCGATCTCCACCTGCGGGCCGTCCTGCACCGCGTGGCCGTTCTCGTCCACGCGCACGGTCATCGTCGCCTTGCTGCCGGTGTGGCAGATGGTCTTGATCTCCTGCAGTTCGTCGGCCCAGGCCAGCAGGTACTGGCTGCCCTCGAACAGTTCGCCGCGGAAATCGGTGCGCAGGCCGTAGCACAGTACCGGGATGCGCAGCCGGTCGACCACTTCGCTGAGCTGCCAGACCTGGGCGCGGCTGAGGAACTGGGCCTCGTCCACCAGCACGCAATGCAGCGGCCCGTGGTTGGCGATATCGGCCTCGATGGTGGCCAGCAGATCGGTCTCGGCGACGAAGGGCATGCCGTCGGCGCGCAGGCCGATGCGCGAGGCGACCACGCCGCTGCCGGCGCGGTGGTCCAGCCGCGGCGTCAGGATCGCCGTGCGCATGCCGCGCTCGCGATAGTTGTGTGCCGACTGCAGCAGCGTGGTGGTCTTGCCGGCGTTCATCGCCGAATAGTAGAAATACAGTTTCGCCATGCCGCCGATTCTAGCGCGGCGGCCGCGCGCCCCGGCCTTCGTCGGCCGAATCGCGAACGGGTTCAGCGCCGGCGCGGAGGCGGGGCGTCGCCGCCGGCCGGCGCCCGGTACAATGCGCGGCCAAGGGAAGTCTTCATGCACGGTCTCAATCCTCCCCAACGCGCCGCGGTCCTGCATTGCGAGGGTCCGTTGCTGGTGCTGGCCGGTGCCGGCAGCGGCAAGACCCGCGTGATCGTGGAAAAGATCGCGCACCTGATCGCCAGTGGCCGCTACCCGGCCAAGCGCATCGCCGCGATCACCTTCACCAACAAGTCGGCCAAGGAAATGCGCGAGCGCGTGGCCAAGCGCATCCGCAGCGAGGCTGCCGACGGCCTGACCATCTGCACCTTCCACGCCCTGGGGCTGAAGTTCCTGCAGATCGAACATGCCGCGGTGGGCCTGAAGCGCGGCTTCTCGATCTTCGACGCCGACGATGCCGCCGCGCAGATCAAGGACCTGATGCCCGGCGCCAAGCCCGATGCGATCGAGGACGCCAAGAACCTGATCTCGCGCGCCAAGAACGCCGGGCTGTCGCCGGAACAGGCGATGGCGGCGGCGCGCAGCAACCGCGAGCAGGAAGCGGCCAGTCTGTACGAGCGCTACCAGGCGCGGCTGAGCACCTTCAATGCGGTGGACTTCGACGACCTGATCCGCCTGCCGGTGCAGGTGCTGGAGGAGAACGAGGACATCGTGATGGCCTGGCGCGAACGCATCGGCTACCTGCTGGTGGACGAAAGCCAGGACACCAACGACGCGCAGTACCGGCTGCTGAAGATGCTGGCCGGCCCGCGCGGCAACTTCACCTGCGTGGGCGACGACGACCAGAGCATCTACGCCTGGCGCGGCGCCAACCCGGAAAACCTGATGCAGATGGGCCGCGACTACCCGGCCCTGCAGATCATCAAGCTGGAGCAGAACTACCGCTGCTCCAACCGCGTGCTGCGCGCTGCCAATGCCTTGATCGCGCACAACCCGCACGAGCACCTGAAGACGCTGTGGAGCGACCAGGCCGACGGCGAGCGCATCCGCGTGTGGGAGTGCCGCGACAGCGAGCACGAGGCGGAAAAGGTCGCCGCCGAGATCGCCTACCTGGGCACCGCCAAGCAGGTGCCGTGGAGCGACTTCTGCATCCTGTTCCGCGGCAACTTCCAGTCGCGGCCGCTGGAAAAGGCGCTGCAGATGGCCAGCGTGCCGTACCACATCACCGGCGGCACCGCGTTCCTGGAGCGGCAGGAGGTCAAGGACGTGCTGTCCTGGCTGCGCCTGCTGGTAAATCCCGACGACGACGCGGCGTTCCTGCGCGCGGTGCAGGCGCCCAAGCGCG is a genomic window containing:
- a CDS encoding fatty acid desaturase, coding for MFDAILDFLGNGLLGVGWWGMLAVLLLFTQLTIFAVTLYLHRSQAHRGVDFHPLLSHFFRFWTWFTTSMITKEWVAIHRKHHAKVETEEDPHSPQTKGIARVFWRGVELYREARTQRGDIEQYGKGAPDDWIERHLYTPYANLGPVALFVVNFALFGLPGIALWALQMAWIPFWAAGVINGLGHWWGYRNFESADTSTNLTPWALWIGGEELHNNHHAFPSSARFSMRRWELDIGWIAIRALAALRLAKILRVAPTLDVRPNIAVPDADTLRALLSHRFQAMTDYQRNVFKPALKEEAAQAGAKLRKLLPRRLRKGLVDDGRWLKPDARAQLQHWVAQRPRMRTLVEHRARLAALLEARTHDASERLKHLQAWCHDAEASGIAALQAYAARLKGYALA
- a CDS encoding NAD(P)H-binding protein; amino-acid sequence: MSASSDSLLVTGAGGHFGQRVLTHLLDTLQVAPSRVVAMTRQPDRLAAWAARGVDVRHGDFDDAPSLDAAFRGAGRVLLISTDALDRPGHRLQQHQAAIAAAERAGVGHLVYTSCPEPHGSPLLLATDHAGTEDALAASAVPAWTVLRNHWYFENLFMSLPSVLASGQWYSAAGDGGIAHIARDDLARAAAVALAGGDGKRTLTLSGARAYTTAEIAALVAQVLDVQIQVVPVPVEGLVQGMVGAGLPEPVARVYASFDTNTAAGRVATVTGDYQALTGQAPLPFEQWLQDQRTQLAALKP
- a CDS encoding ATP-binding cassette domain-containing protein, with protein sequence MSVASPQATPVPAAAPLIELDRASVVRGQVRVLHALSLRIALGQHTAILGPNGCGKSSFIKLITRELYPLARAGEEPAVRVLGQSRWQVDRLRSQLGIVTGDLSVNLADMPGLDVESAVLSGFFASYVVPPHREVTEAMRARAREALQAAHALPLLRRPYAELSAGETRRVLIARALVNRPQALLLDEPSTGLDLVAREHLLATMRDLARQGITLVLVTHHIEEIVPEIARVILLREGQVYADGTREELLADAPLSAVFGGPVRVQRDGDSYSARVVAER
- the mnmE gene encoding tRNA uridine-5-carboxymethylaminomethyl(34) synthesis GTPase MnmE, giving the protein MPSSATDTIAAIATAPGAGGVGVVRVSGPAAAAVAAGLGLGGLVPRSARYARFRDAHGEVVDDGIALWFPAPRSFTGEDVLELQAHGSPVLLRHLVARCCELGARPARPGEFSERAFLNRKLDLAQAEAIADLIAAGDLRAARAARRSLDGVFSRRVDDLAEQLIRLRIHIEAAIDFADEALDTLGGEQVRAGLAQARADLAQLRVDAERGRRLRDGLHAVLVGPPNAGKSSLLNALAGSDRAIVTDIAGTTRDTLHETVRLDGVELTLVDTAGLREGGDAIEREGMRRARQELQRADLALIVLDARQAEAGHAAIADAIAEVPQRLWIHNKSDLLAAVPAASAERVYVSAATGSGLEQLHAQLRAIAGAAAGEGSDGEFSARARHVDALQRAAAHADAAAAELQHERLELAAEELRLAHAALGEIVGTLSADDLLGRIFSSFCIGK
- a CDS encoding helix-turn-helix domain-containing protein; this translates as MAIDQCPVRDVLAQIGDKWSTLFVMLLAERPHRFGELRRALPDISQRMLTQTLRDLQREGLVAREVLPTVPPGVEYRLTPLGQSLSVVLAPLVRWAADHHAQIRSARAAFESDAPAPSARAAAG
- a CDS encoding tetratricopeptide repeat protein, which produces MRKRRRPLSPSVAVIGLLALVLAACQRSPAGSETTAAKPASPETAIAIPGSPALQTQATALLRGLQAQLAAQRKIIVLLADEARQSPADRQTSSSVGQQLFHEGLERREVLARQFDALLALPDPQRFAAIGSLLDYVESAPDLYDADRLAFREILADWQLRIGKDSSLPAIKLHQRIGEDLDALDEIERTYNREITVIFSRFDRTRAIVQKREKWEDYVAHLGTLYTREAILRDYGVITPYPMSMQDSDREVFGRDLPPKTVVLSFDDGPHRAYTDEIVAILKRYDVPATFFEVGRNLGKLEPDGKVDLSPLASVSRSLMEQGYTVGNHSLTHAQLSKETGAALRSQILDTDRMLRAVDAKRAPLFRFPYGARNAEGMQILGEAGLKSVMWNVDSLDWADPVPESIVQRVLEQVGREQRGILLFHDIHERTVKALPQILDRLSADGYQFAGWNGRDFSVARAASNAAAPAVTSGYDKSWAIVIGIDDYAHWPKLQYAANDAQAIAQTLTGSFGFPSSQVIVLKNQEATRNNILAAFHDRLAHGGVGKNDRVFVFFAGHGATRKLASGRDLGYIVPADSDPAQFATDAIPMTEIQDIAESLEAKHVLFVMDACYSGLGLTRGGGTSAYLRENARRIARQMLTAGGADQQVADSGPNGHSVFTWVLLQALSGKADLNGDGLITGTELAAYVAPAVSSISQQTPAFGSLPGSQGGEFVLQVPEGEEFLTASTQQLSSAAIAMNDRVDAAAPASTATPHAGASSATAPATPAKPAVVVKDLQGGERPLAVPAAAGPVSDRQRAQRANDRGLQLYKEKRYDEAEAQFTEALKLRPDFALAANNLGFIYYRQGKYAQAVRWLENTLKIDPSRAVAYVNLGDAYRQLGDAAKAKHAFQTYLELQPNGASAAYVRGQLQTL